The DNA sequence ataggctcataaactactggaccgattttaaaaattctttcaccattcgaaagctacattatccacgagtaatataggctaggttttatcccggaaatcccacgggaacaggaactatgcgggtttttctttgaaaacgcgggcgaagccgcaggtggaaagctagtatttaataaaaatagcacaactaaataatatgtaagtagtaattaatatgtaatatcaaatcttttttattttttacttttcgtTTTTGAAGGCGGCTTTTTATCGTAAGtagatagttatttttatatgaacataagtttaaaattattataagtggataatattatatggtaccgaacataaaataacaaaagatATTAGTATACTTAAAcagaaaaatacaatattattactgtaagtagacataatattcaaaatcggctatttttactaaaaatcTCGTAATGCAATGCAAATATTGATAGCAAGATTATACCAGACGTCGTTGCTTGACGAAGATAAACTAGACGtacgaatatatttattgatgttTTGTGTACGTAAAGTCAGTACGAATGGGAGCGCGGACAAGTGATAagattcattatttaatatgtaagtattgaATCGTAATACAGTTAAATTACCAGGAGCCATACtaaatttcgaattaaaaagtaaataattaagtttatttaatttttttatacctttagtcactaagtataaaaaatatatttatttttctatatttttttttaaatttattattttaataggtagTTACTCATACAGAAAAAATGTGTTATGGAGCGGGCTTATTGGGtactttatactttattgATGTACTGGTTAAAACTTAAGtcttttattcttattcagTACTACCTATGCAGTTACTTAGCGTTAAAAATTCTGTTCAATTtcttaaatacctatttatatgtataggtactaggtaggtatgattataaatgtaaatacataatataaaatactataacAACGTTTGCCGGAACAGCTATTTTTACTATGTATaactatgtacttattatgtattacctaATATGCATTTGAAATGACTTTATGTAAACCGTAAACCAATTTCAATGAATACTAGAACCACTAAGGTAATCGATATACAAAGATATACATTTGGAAAATCTCTGTAGTTTACTTTAGAATTTACATCAATATACACTGAGGAGGATCAGAcactatttaatattcaatgtcatttttttatgttatgaatgttttttttttttcatgtataaagtagttacatacatattttgaagTTAACGTGCGATAGAAATGTCAGGGATCTTTTTCGTATAAACGTATtcctttttacattttaatagtatgaaaataaataataatatacctatacgtttaaaacaaattatatcttgaaaaaatgtatataataatagtatatgtataatattaacaaaaatatagaatTAAAATCATGCTAATTATCActaaatacatagtataaaaccaagtcgctttctctgtctctatgtccctttgtatgcttaaatctttaaaactatgcaacggattttgacgcGGTTTTCTTATAGATagattcaagaggaaagttttaatatataatttaataggttttagacaaCGCGGACGGTAGCTAGTAAGTTAGTAACTAATATAATGTGATTGCATAAAACTAATCAAATATCAAAATAGATAGAAGAAGATAGCATATTTGAAGACGTTCCTAGTAGCggtaaagattatttttattggatatGAATTATAATCAACTTACAAATCAATATTAGCTTCGTCCATGATTAgcttataaaaaatgcattCAAAGTTAGATTATCTGAACATAATTTATCGAATTTTGAAGGTTATCTTTACAAAATCATATCAatgtgttaattttttatttgcatttaagcATAACGTCTTCCAATAACTTATGTACCTagcctacataatatataattttatacttgaGTCTCCTCTTGTTATAGACATACCAAATGTTTTCTCAATACTttgatatcattttttttctaaggtCAAAGGATATCtagtttaatgttattttaatctgaatgtgtaaatatttaagaatacTTAAAGTGAAGTCACGTGTCTCACTGTGTTTTATCGGGACTACTAACTAATTTAGGGTTATTTTCCACCAGAGATGCTACGTTGCTATGCTTCGTTGCTGTAGATGCGTTTGATATCCACCAATCAGATTCATAGATGTATTCATTGGTTTCAACCTTGGTTTCAACTAAGATTCGTTTTTTATATGGAACGATGGATGGTCGCGAGTGGTGTAGCTATGTGCAGAGCATTACATAGCTCGAGCTGCGCATCTTCCTGCGCATCATACGCGGCGCATTTTCATGGCACATTTTACTCGCACTGCTTTATAGCGTAGCATTGGGAAAAACGGTCACATAGTTTCGTAACTTTCAGAGCATAGCTATTACATTTTCGCAGCATAGCCACATAGCAAACCTTTGGTGGAAAGGCACCCtaatataatttagattttttagtAAAAGTATTAGGTATCTATTCAACCGAGTGAGAAGAAGACACTTGTTgtctattattaatatattaggtttgtaataaaaatacatgattaattgatatttttggttttatggcatttaaatgcttataaataatattttatattattataataatatttttaacgtttttgtGAAGGTAAAAGGAAGGTTCTTATGGAGACAAGGCAATAGGGCAGACCAACGTCTACTgggacagctagtaaataataaatgtataaagaaCCTACTGtactgttattatttttcaatacatacATTGAACTAACACCAATTACCAACTATTATCTATTCAACCGTGTATTGGCACTAGTTAGGACTTggtttataacatttaatcaattattatctttgtaagaatagtaataaaataccaaatataaataaatatagttagaCAGAtatcaattcaatttttactaatattttatcaaaccCAAAGTCATCTCATTTGCAAATGTTTATCCAATACAGGATGTTCGTAAGTCTCCTAATTGCGGCAGCACTATGTGTGTTGGCCTGGGTGTACGTGCGCTGGACCCGCGTGCGGCAGTACTGGGCGAAGCGCGGGGTGCCGCACCTGCCGCCGCACCCCGTCATGGGGAGTCTTACCTTCTTGCAGCGACAGAACCCCGTAAGGTTTTGCCAGTGCCGAAAAAATTAATCCAGCCCTATTAAGCTTGCTTGTTACTCTACAACATCTATAACCTAGCCTATACAATTATACCTCGATAActgtacattaaataattttgtaaactaCATACTTCCTATTGCCGtgcataatttataattataacttaacGTGAGCTGTAAACGTCATTTTCCTCTGCCAAGGCACAATCACTCTGTCCGAGCTGTTCCCCGAAGCAATTACCTCGCGAGACCGTTCGATCTGTGGAAACTCTATACCTAATGGCTACTCGactaaatacattaaaacaaattttacagggAAGATGGATGATAAACACATACCAACATTTCAAGACACCATATGTAGGCGCGTGGTGGTTCTGGAGACCGACGCTCATTATCAACTCCCCTGAGATCGCCAGAAATGTTCTCGTGAAGGACTTTGCCAACTTCAGGGATAGGTTGCTGGGTTCTGGCTCATCGGATCCTATTGGGCATCTCAATATTTTCACAGTTAATGTATGTACCTCATCTATTGCCTTTACCGTTTCAATATCTTACCTAAACTACCGTTGGAAAATGGAAAGTAAGATATTGAAACGAGAAATGCTCTAAACTGTATCcataaaaaactattatttgttttatttgcaatcACTCACCGAatcacttttattatttaaggaaCCGCTATGGTCTTCAATCAGACGTCGTTTAACAAGCCTATTTACAGCCTGCAAACTGAGAGCTCTACAGAATCTGCTTGACACAAAAGCGAATCAGTTGATAGAACGTATTAAAAGTACAGAGAACAAATCTGCCATTAGCCTAAGGGTGAGTATCCACactcaaacttttttttatgcaCTTACAAATACGACAATTTATATGAAGACACTATTTAAAGAAACGAATTTAGGTCTGAAAATAACAACTACGTAATGGAGTTGTATGTAttcttgttattattttgccaataccaaacaaaaataccaacatatttttgtatacaATTGCCAGATACTATTCACGGACTACACATCGGACGTTATAGGCACGGCCGCTTTTGGAGTAGAGACTAAAGCCATTATTGGCGGCGATTGCCCGATGCGCAAAGTCACTAAGGCTTTCATGACTTTCGACCTTTACCGGGGCATTTGCTGGAGTAGCATCTTCTTTTTCCCAGAGCTTGTTAATGTATTCAGGTATTGAAAATCTTAATTCTTTATGTTTGtcgttgttaaatatattttacaagctGTTCTTCGAGAGCCTTTCCACATATTTAATACTTGATTATCGACGACAGCATGATTTATGTTTAAACTCGCATTGCtttattattaagctattgcatagcttctatcacgggccttgagcgcggggaccgaatcgagaaattccgtaacgaaaattCCTCACGCttcccactccgacgggcggaggtgtggcttgaaggcatatagcatgcaatagctttaccgcggcagtccccgagtgccacacgtcgttttttttttattaatattttaggtTATGATTTTGATTGTTGAAGATGTAggagtaatatatttttccatttGCAGGTTTACGTTTTTCCCCAAATGGGCTACGGATTACTTCACTAAAGTGTTCCGCGTGGTATCTAAACAGAGAAAGGACGAACAAAATCGTATCGTTGAACCCAAGGATTTAGTTGAcgctttaattaaattaaaacaagaatCAGACGAAAAAAATGAAGGTAGGTAATCTCCAAATTACCCACTTCACTTTCAAACAAtcgttataatttaaaagttataacTATGAAGTATGCACCAAAttgaatcaatttttttattatacatattttttaggtCTAACGGAGGACATAATAGTGGCACAAGCGGCAATATTCTTGTTGGGAGGCTTTGAAACATCAGGCTCTGCTCTGAGTTTCGCATTATATGAATTAGCATTCAAGCCAGAGATACAAGTAAGATGACTTTTCAAAAACTTAACATAGggtttttaaagaataatttaGATGGCAACTCGTCTCC is a window from the Colias croceus chromosome 7, ilColCroc2.1 genome containing:
- the LOC123693047 gene encoding cytochrome P450 6k1-like, producing the protein MMFVSLLIAAALCVLAWVYVRWTRVRQYWAKRGVPHLPPHPVMGSLTFLQRQNPGRWMINTYQHFKTPYVGAWWFWRPTLIINSPEIARNVLVKDFANFRDRLLGSGSSDPIGHLNIFTVNEPLWSSIRRRLTSLFTACKLRALQNLLDTKANQLIERIKSTENKSAISLRILFTDYTSDVIGTAAFGVETKAIIGGDCPMRKVTKAFMTFDLYRGICWSSIFFFPELVNVFRFTFFPKWATDYFTKVFRVVSKQRKDEQNRIVEPKDLVDALIKLKQESDEKNEGLTEDIIVAQAAIFLLGGFETSGSALSFALYELAFKPEIQEKMYNELIQIKEQDENCSRLDISKLAEAPYVNSVIKEALRKYSPMGWLDRIAVNDYKIDDNLTIEAGTPIYVNAIGMQYDENYFPNPLDFDPERFMPENEKNIKPFTYLPFGEGPRNCIGKRFGQISVRNALSHVILNYKVAPVANQPKPNDIEFEKHGLFLVPGQDLFVDFIPRN